From the genome of Muricauda sp. SCSIO 64092, one region includes:
- a CDS encoding ammonium transporter: protein MEAGLFTANNVWMMVCTALVFFMHLGFSFLEIGLTRQKNTVNILFKNVFIITVGLLLYYIGGFNLMYPGFEDGDMGFLKFSGFGIGAPENGMTPEYADGGYTWWTDFLFQGMFAATAATIVSGAVAERIKLGGFMIFTIFYVGLVYPIVGAWKWGGGWLHGLGFYDFAGSTLVHSVGGWGALIAIYLLGARIGKFGEDGKPKAIPGHNLPLAAAGVLILWLGWFGFNGGSVLSADPAVTSLVLVTTCLAAAAGGVSAFITSFVRYKNFDLTMFLNGILGGLVGITAGADQMSPNEAVIIGLIAGVIIVFGVALIDRLKLDDPVGAVAVHLICGIWGTLAVGIFGAMAGLDQFLVQLAGVGATATFCSITGFIILFAIKKIAGLRVSEQEELEGLDLHEHGMDAYADFRMNQH from the coding sequence ATGGAAGCAGGATTATTTACAGCAAATAACGTATGGATGATGGTATGTACCGCCTTAGTGTTCTTTATGCACCTTGGATTTTCCTTTTTGGAAATTGGACTGACCCGTCAAAAAAACACAGTGAACATACTCTTTAAGAATGTTTTTATCATTACCGTAGGATTACTATTGTACTATATAGGTGGATTTAACCTTATGTACCCAGGATTTGAAGATGGGGATATGGGTTTCCTCAAATTTTCTGGTTTTGGTATTGGGGCACCTGAAAATGGAATGACCCCCGAATATGCGGATGGTGGTTACACTTGGTGGACAGATTTCCTTTTCCAGGGGATGTTTGCCGCTACGGCAGCGACCATTGTTTCTGGAGCCGTAGCCGAGCGGATAAAACTTGGTGGTTTTATGATTTTTACCATTTTTTATGTGGGGTTGGTATACCCAATTGTGGGTGCTTGGAAATGGGGCGGTGGCTGGCTACATGGCCTAGGCTTCTATGACTTTGCCGGTTCCACATTGGTACACTCCGTTGGGGGATGGGGTGCGTTGATTGCCATCTACCTGCTTGGAGCACGTATTGGCAAGTTTGGCGAAGATGGTAAGCCGAAGGCAATACCTGGCCACAACCTACCACTCGCGGCCGCCGGTGTATTGATACTTTGGTTGGGCTGGTTTGGGTTTAACGGAGGTTCCGTTCTTTCCGCAGACCCCGCAGTGACCTCTTTAGTATTGGTCACCACTTGTTTGGCTGCTGCCGCTGGTGGGGTATCGGCATTTATCACCTCATTTGTCAGATATAAAAATTTCGATTTGACCATGTTCCTGAACGGTATACTTGGTGGGTTGGTAGGCATCACTGCAGGAGCCGACCAAATGTCTCCAAATGAGGCCGTTATTATAGGATTGATTGCCGGTGTAATCATCGTATTTGGCGTAGCATTGATCGATAGATTAAAGTTGGATGACCCCGTTGGAGCGGTAGCCGTACATTTAATATGTGGTATATGGGGCACTTTGGCCGTTGGAATCTTTGGAGCTATGGCCGGTCTTGATCAGTTCTTGGTGCAATTGGCTGGAGTTGGAGCTACAGCAACTTTCTGCTCAATTACCGGCTTCATCATTCTGTTTGCCATCAAAAAGATAGCAGGACTCCGTGTTTCGGAACAAGAAGAACTGGAAGGTTTGGACCTCCACGAACATGGAATGGATGCTTATGCCGACTTTAGGATGAACCAACATTAA
- a CDS encoding DUF6733 family protein, which yields MLKKRTILIALCGILALSGKSWAQDTPSIDDKVDVGLSLNLDAFFGFNPMMAISYALSDSDALTFYGIQWGAGTGSAWGQWTEFGIGYNKTVGAFDINPQLGFTMGSLLSSGAAQPGIIGDGIVPNLTVNLGTEQLEGQFYFGYYAALSDETEAVQAPNPLQSTNNYVHYWANLGYKVSDFFSVGGHFEELFLSGGSTNGGGDLDRADGYVWLGPYIQFQKGNAGLRFSFGGNLADEDDRFAPNDFYKLAFFMSL from the coding sequence ATGTTGAAAAAACGAACAATTCTAATTGCACTATGCGGAATTCTAGCCCTTTCGGGAAAAAGTTGGGCCCAAGATACCCCAAGTATTGACGACAAAGTGGATGTTGGGCTTAGCCTAAATCTTGATGCCTTTTTTGGCTTTAACCCTATGATGGCCATTTCATATGCTTTGAGCGATTCCGATGCCCTAACTTTTTATGGCATCCAATGGGGTGCAGGTACCGGATCGGCATGGGGCCAGTGGACAGAATTTGGTATTGGGTACAACAAGACCGTTGGTGCCTTTGACATTAACCCCCAACTGGGATTTACCATGGGTAGCCTTCTTTCCAGTGGTGCCGCCCAACCTGGTATTATCGGAGACGGTATAGTCCCCAACCTAACCGTAAATCTTGGTACGGAGCAGCTGGAGGGACAATTTTACTTTGGGTATTATGCAGCCTTAAGTGATGAGACCGAGGCAGTACAGGCACCCAATCCACTGCAATCCACCAATAACTATGTACACTATTGGGCCAATCTGGGCTATAAAGTATCTGACTTTTTCTCCGTTGGAGGGCATTTTGAGGAACTCTTTCTTTCTGGAGGCTCCACCAATGGCGGTGGTGACCTGGACAGAGCGGATGGCTACGTTTGGTTGGGACCATACATACAGTTTCAAAAAGGGAACGCCGGCCTAAGGTTTTCCTTTGGAGGGAACCTTGCGGATGAAGATGATCGCTTTGCCCCTAACGACTTTTATAAGTTAGCATTTTTTATGTCCTTGTAG